The window ATTCGTATCATTGGAAGATTAAGCGAGTTTTTTATCTTTATGGTGGTTGCTGTAGCAGGAGAACTATTGATAGTCACGTTACTAGATATTACGACTAAAGGTCTTTTAAGTAAGGAGGAAGTAGCCATGATTGGAGGCATGGCGTTCGGTGTGTTTGGCATTCTGTTAGGAGGTGCAGGAGGTGTGGCGTTAGAGGTTGCAGGGGGGATAGCCTCGGGCATAGCATTAGGCATAGAGTTAGATATGGCACGCGGTGTGATGTTGTTTAGCCTAATATTCGGCGTAGGATTAGCCGTGATGTTAAGCATGGCGATAAGCGTTGATGAAAGTGTTGCGGTAGGAGTTGTGTTAGCTATGGCGGTAGGCTTTGTGGGAAGTTTGGCTTATGATGCGCTCTATGGAGTTGTGTTTTTTTCCTGTGTTATGTTCAGTTTCCTAAGAATTTTTTTTTGGTTGCCCGAGCTTACCTGGATGCTTTTGCTCAAACTCTCTCCTATCCCTGTTATTCGCTGTCTGCCCTGTCTACCGCCCCGCTTCGACCAGCTCATTTATCTGCCCATTCCTTTCCTGCCCGGCTTCGTAGCCGAAGCCTATCAGGAGAACCAAGCAGCAGCCCGCCAAACCATCGACTATCTGATCACCTCCACCAACCAGCAGAAGGCCGCCCGCCGGGCCATGTCTCTCATCAGTGCTGAGGAATGTAAATGTTGCCGGACAGCTCGGGATATTGCCGAGATACGAGAACAGCTTTCCTGGCTTTCAGAGGAACCATCTCCTGGGCTGGCTGCCTGCTTGAATATCAGCCAGGACGTAACCGCTGCCTTGGAGGCAAGCACCCTTTATCGCCAGGCACAGCAGCTGGACAAGGTGCTGCAAAGGATCGACCGTCAGCGTACTTCCCTTGCTTCTGCCTCAGCTCGTGAAGCAACATCCTTCGGCGCGGTGTTGGATAACTGGCAAGGCATCCTGCAAGCCGCCCGTAAGACCCTGCGCGAGCAGGCGGCTCAGAGCGATGAAATCCCCCAAGTCTACCTGGCAGGCCCGGCCCTTGATCCGAACAAGGCAGGCCCTTTATTCAAAGGTCGCCGCGACCTGTTCCGCCAGATAGAAACCCTGACCCTCTCTGCCCAGCACCCCACCCTGGTCATGCACGGCGGCAGGCGGAGCGGCAAGACCTCCACCCTGAATTACCTCCCCAAATGGCTGCCGTCGGACATCCTGCCCCTGCTCATCGACGGGCAATCCCTGGCCGCAACCAGCACCCTGTCTGGCTTTGCCGAGGAGTTCGCCGACCTGATCACCAAATCAGCCCGCAAGGTACACAGCCTGAAGCTCCCTGCCTTGGCCAGCGTCACCACGTCCGACGACCCCTTTGTTACTCTGCGCCGCTGGTTGGACGCAGTGGAACAGGCCGTGCCGGACAAAACCCTGCTCCTCTGCCTGGACGAATTCGAGCGGCTGGACGAGATCGTGCGCAGCACGGACAGCCGTGCCCCGCTCAACTTCCTCCGCCATCTCATTCAGCACCGCGACAGCTGGACCCTGCTCTTCACCGGTGTCCTCACCCCGGAGGAACTGCCCGCCTATTGGAGCGATTACCTGATCAACTGCGAGACCCTGCGGGTGAGCTATCTGGCTG is drawn from Candidatus Electrothrix aestuarii and contains these coding sequences:
- a CDS encoding AAA family ATPase, whose amino-acid sequence is MQYIKECLQLLYWIYFKPYTLKQHVQAICPEIANPYEDSIYERSAKANTNLQLQRYDEQCWWLTVLVPIAAVFSYASLVEGIARLRSESIVFEFDWGVTSLFMLAWLVGHLVFLGIRIIGRLSEFFIFMVVAVAGELLIVTLLDITTKGLLSKEEVAMIGGMAFGVFGILLGGAGGVALEVAGGIASGIALGIELDMARGVMLFSLIFGVGLAVMLSMAISVDESVAVGVVLAMAVGFVGSLAYDALYGVVFFSCVMFSFLRIFFWLPELTWMLLLKLSPIPVIRCLPCLPPRFDQLIYLPIPFLPGFVAEAYQENQAAARQTIDYLITSTNQQKAARRAMSLISAEECKCCRTARDIAEIREQLSWLSEEPSPGLAACLNISQDVTAALEASTLYRQAQQLDKVLQRIDRQRTSLASASAREATSFGAVLDNWQGILQAARKTLREQAAQSDEIPQVYLAGPALDPNKAGPLFKGRRDLFRQIETLTLSAQHPTLVMHGGRRSGKTSTLNYLPKWLPSDILPLLIDGQSLAATSTLSGFAEEFADLITKSARKVHSLKLPALASVTTSDDPFVTLRRWLDAVEQAVPDKTLLLCLDEFERLDEIVRSTDSRAPLNFLRHLIQHRDSWTLLFTGVLTPEELPAYWSDYLINCETLRVSYLAEDDCLELIQHPVEDFPDIYPTPVAHAIRDLTGGQPYFTQLLCHELVEQLNRKKAKTVQMDDLQTVLPAVFERGYQVFREFWQSLTDPQRALLLAVAEAKTPSEEAMRAAPVLVRKEILAQQNGGWYFRVPLIYRWLLEEQGGLS